In a single window of the Colius striatus isolate bColStr4 chromosome 21, bColStr4.1.hap1, whole genome shotgun sequence genome:
- the LOC133627490 gene encoding acrosin-like, whose product MMKLLLILTLLALYCRPASGSWEGCGASCGRQLKASSSGPLRVVGGTNAAPGTWPWIVSLQRPWGKRTKHFCGGSLINPQWVLTAAHCFDKFRKIAKWRVVIGTTKLSQLGPEAQVRRIKRLLRHEAYWQATAENDIAVLELDQPIQCNEHVQLACLPQPDDVKLSELKNCQVAGWGSTVARSTEPEISDVLQEAKVHLIDTKLCNSSQWYTGAVHSYNLCAGYPQGGIDTCQGDSGGPLACQDSHADYYWVVGLTSWGKGCAREKQPGIYTSTRHFYNWILEHMGRHQEEAAAPPLSQPVSTSAPSQTPRPGATQPGSSTSCAFACRKALKFLSLLRGLLWFLMGRGA is encoded by the exons ATGATGAAGCTCCTGCTCATCCTCACCCTGCTGGCTCTGTACTGCAGGCCTGCAAGCGGCTCATGGGAAGGCTGTGG GGCGAGCTGCGGGCGCCAGCTCAAGGCTTCTTCCTCTGGGCCGTTGCGCGTCGTGGGTGGCACAAATGCGGCTCCGGGGACCTGGCCCTGGATCGTCAGCCTCCAGCGCCCCTGGGGAAAACGCACcaagcatttctgtggagggtcCCTCATCAACCCACAGTGGGTGCTCACAGCAgcccactgctttgacaagttcag GAAAATCGCCAAGTGGCGCGTGGTGATCGGGACCACAAAGTTGTCTCAGCTGGGCCCCGAGGCCCAAGTGCGACGCATCAAGCGGCTGCTGCGTCACGAGGCCTACTGGCAGGCCACAGCTGAGAATGACATTGCTGTGCTGGAACTGGACCAGCCCATCCAGTGCAATGAGCACGTCCAGCTGGCCTGTTTGCCTCAACCCGATGACGTGAAGCTGTCGGAGCTGAAAAACTGCCAGGTGGCTGGTTGGGGATCCACAGTTGCACGAT ccacaGAACCAGAAATATCCgatgtgctgcaggaggccaaggttcACCTCATCGATACCAAGCtctgtaacagcagccagtggtacacaggggctgtgcacagctacaacctgtgtgccgggTACCCACAGGGTGGTATCGacacctgccag gGTGACAGTGGTGGTCCCCTCGCCTGCCAAGACAGCCACGCTGACTACTACTGGGTCGTTGGactgaccagctgggggaaaggctgtgcaagagaaaaacagccTGGGATCTACACCAGCACTCGGCACTTTTATAACTGGATCCTGGAGCACATGGGACGGCACcaagaagaggcagcagctcctccactgTCACAGCCTGTGTCCACCTCAGCCCCCTCTCAGACACCAAGGCCAGGTGCAACACAACCAGGCAGCTCCACGTCCTGTGCCTTTGCATGCCGGAAGGCGTTGAAGTTCCTCAGTTTGCTGCGGGGGCTCCTGTGGTTCCTGATGGGAAGAGGGGCTtga